From Montipora foliosa isolate CH-2021 chromosome 6, ASM3666993v2, whole genome shotgun sequence, a single genomic window includes:
- the LOC138007840 gene encoding carbonic anhydrase 2-like translates to MSWGYGKENGPAYWHKDCPIAVNGRRQSPIDLIDPEVKHDWSLKPLKASYPPFPKSKILNNGHTAQFSPVFANLSELSGGPLKKKYKFEQFHFHWGDKDSEGSEHRVNGKMYSAELHLVHWDCETHSSFKAAVGGGNPNDLSVLGFFLKVGAENAALKPITDMLSKVKKAGSSEAIRREFNMEALLPKDLADYYTYDGSLTTPPLLECVKWIVFKEPLEVSAAQMQALRSIENGQGQPLVGNYRPPCPLHSRTVAASFT, encoded by the exons ATGTCTTGGGGTTATGGCAAAGAGAACG gTCCTGCTTATTGGCACAAAGATTGTCCGATCGCTGTCAATGGCAGACGTCAGTCACCTATCGATTTAATCGATCCTGAAGTGAAGCATGATTGGAGCCTTAAGCCTTTGAAAGCATCTTATCCTCCATTTCCTAAGTCCAAGATTCTAAATAATGGACACACCGCTCAGTTTTCGCCAGTTTTCGCCAATTTATCAG AGCTATCAGGAGGACCattgaaaaagaaatacaagttCGAGCAGTTCCATTTTCACTGGGGGGACAAGGACTCCGAAGGGTCTGAACACAGAGTGAATGGAAAGATGTACTCAGCAGAG CTGCATTTGGTTCACTGGGACTGTGAAACTCATAGCAGTTTCAAAGCAGCTGTAGGAGGTGGAAACCCCAATGACTTAAGCGTGTTAGGATTCTTTCTAAAG GTCGGCGCAGAAAATGCTGCTTTGAAGCCAATAACAGACATGCTATCGAAAGTGAAAAAGGCG GGAAGTTCTGAGGCTATACGAAGGGAATTTAACATGGAAGCTCTTTTACCCAAAG ATTTGGCTGATTACTATACGTACGATGGTTCGCTGACTACCCCTCCTCTATTAGAATGTGTCAAATGGATTGTGTTCAAGGAACCTTTGGAAGTCTCCGCAGCTCAG atGCAAGCTCTTAGATCCATCGAAAATGGACAAGGCCAGCCCTTGGTCGGAAACTACCGCCCACCTTGTCCACTACATTCGCGAACAGTTGCAGCTTCTTTCACGTGA
- the LOC138008817 gene encoding uncharacterized protein: MCLSPAAKADLIWWADNVLESRNPISPGKIDIEISCDASKKGWGAVCNKVPTQGLWTTEEQSKHINELELLAVKFALKVFAPQLSEKHVKIFSDNTTAVSYINAKGGTKSPACNDITSEIWSWCIENKTWLTAAHIPGVQNTDADRESRIFNERKEWQLNPAVFSQIQTLWVTSEIDLFATRANRQLAMFASWKPDPEATYIDAFTFDWSKHKFYCFPPFSLISICLRKVEMDQAEGILIAPIWPTQVWWPQMLRLLIRHPVALPQQKSLLKLPNKKVHPLHAKMVLMTCYISGNPMKQEEFRSQLATFSWPHGDLSETWDVSVVLHYLQGLSPVGTLKLKELTLKLVTLILLVSGQRGKTVHLLDLSNMRVSTDSYTFLFTKLLKQTRPGFSNPAVTLTAFRDSRLCVVTTLKEYISRTEPLRGSESQLLVSYTKPHKAVSRDTIGRWVRTVLSSAGIDTKKFKPHSTRAAAVSAASNASVSLDEILKTVGWSSESTFGKFHNKPVLRESRFPSSVLETVYS, encoded by the exons ATGTGCTTATCCCCAGCTGCAAAAGCAGATTTGATTTGGTGGGCAGACAATGTTTTGGAGTCCAGAAACCCAATTTCACCTGGAAAAATTGACATTGAGATTTCATGCGATGCTTCCAAAAAAGGCTGGGGAGCAGTATGCAACAAGGTTCCTACCCAAGGCCTTTGGACTACTGAAGAACAGTCCAAACACATCAATGAATTAGAGCTCCTGGCAGTTAAGTTTGCTCTGAAAGTTTTCGCACCACAATTATCAGAAAAACATGTGAAAATTTTCTCTGATAACACTACAGCCGTTTCTTATATAAATGCCAAAGGAGGAACTAAGTCTCCTGCCTGTAATGATATCACTAGTGAAATTTGGTCATGGtgcattgaaaacaaaacttggCTTACTGCTGCACACATCCCTGGTGTCCAAAATACGGATGCAGACAGGGAGAGTAGAATTTTTAATGAACGCAAAGAATGGCAGTTAAACCCAGCTGTGTTCAGTCAAATCCAAACGTTATGGGTAACCTCTGAAATTGATCTGTTTGCAACACGAGCAAACAGACAGCTAGCTATGTTTGCTTCATGGAAGCCAGACCCAGAGGCTACTTATATTGATGCATTTACATTTGACTGGAGTAAACACAAATTTTACTGTTTTCCGCCTTTCTCTCTCATTTCTATATGTTTACGGAAAGTAGAAATGGACCAGGCAGAAGGAATTTTGATTGCACCAATATGGCCAACACAAGTTTGGTGGCCTCAGATGTTAAGACTGTTAATAAGGCACCCAGTTGCTCTTCCTCAGCAGAAAAGTCTGTTAAAACTGCCCAACAAAAAAGTACACCCTCTTCATGCAAAAATGGTGTTAATGACTTGTTACATATCCGGGAATCCTATGAAGCAAGAGGAATTTCGGAGTCAACTTGCAACCTTCTCATGGCCTCATGGAGACCTG tcaGAGACATGGGACGTCAGCGTTGTGTTGCATTATCTTCAGGGCTTATCGCCTGTGGGAACACTGAAACTCAAGGAACTGACACTTAAATTAGTTACCTTAATATTGTTAGTTTCTGGCCAAAGGGGCAAAACAGTTCATTTGTTAGATTTATCAAACATGCGGGTGTCCACCGACAGTTACACCTTCTTGTTCACAAAGTTACTAAAGCAAACCAGACCTGGGTTTTCTAACCCCGCAGTAACTTTAACTGCCTTCAGAGATAGTCGATTGTGTGTAGTTACCACCCTTAAAGAGTACATTAGTAGAACAGAACCCCTAAGGGGTTCAGAATCTCAACTTTTGGTGAGTTATACTAAGCCGCACAAAGCCGTTAGTAGAGACACAATTGGTAGGTGGGTGAGAACTGTTTTGTCATCTGCCGGCATTGACACAAAGAAGTTCAAGCCTCACAGTACTAGGGCTGCTGCTGTATCAGCAGCGAGCAATGCCTCAGTTTCCCTAGATGAGATTCTTAAAACTGTAGGCTGGTCATCAGAATCCACTTTTGGAAAATTTCACAATAAGCCTGTGTTACGAGAGTCACGATTTCCCTCTAGTGTACTTGAAACAGTTTACAGCTGA